CTTAACGATTGTAATGCAGCAAATGTAGCGGATCATCCTTCTGTATGGTATTATTTTACTCTAAGGACAATAAGCACCTGAGGAGGGATGATTGTGCTGGGCGCAGATGCACAGAGGCTCTCGCTTGAAGCTGAAATCCAGAGCCTTCGCAGCAGAATGGAACAGCTCTTCATGCAGGAGAAGTCGTTTACCTCGGATAAGGTGATTGCCGTCAGCAGCCTGTTAGACACTAAGATTAATGAGTATATGAGAGGCCGCCACCGCAAGGGTGAATAATGCGGCCCGGTTTATATTGAAACGGATGTCTGCCTGTCTGGGGATGTCCGTTTTTTTGTCACTAGTACATCGTCAGGTTTAATTTTATGAATCGGATCAGTAAGACGAACATTGGATTACACACCGGCTCGCGGTCGCAATGTGTTCGGTTTTTCTCATCTTTTTGGACTCTATAGCTTATCATGGACTAAATCTTAAAGGTGGAATTCTCATGGTCAAAGTGTTCAAAAGCGAGACTGGTAAAACCCAGGTACTCCGCTCCTATGACGGGCTTCTTGCCAGCTGGGGAACAGCGTACCAAGAGCTTGAGGT
This region of Paenibacillus sp. FSL K6-1096 genomic DNA includes:
- a CDS encoding aspartyl-phosphate phosphatase Spo0E family protein, encoding MLGADAQRLSLEAEIQSLRSRMEQLFMQEKSFTSDKVIAVSSLLDTKINEYMRGRHRKGE